The Hyalangium ruber genome includes the window GCGCGGAGGTGGAGCGCGCGCCCTCGAGGATGAGGGGGATCGCGCTGGCGGAGTGGGTGTTGCCCAGGGCCCGCAGCACCAGCGCCTGCTGCTCGGGGCTCGTGGCCGACCGGTAGGCAGCGCTCAACTTCTCCACCAGGGTGCCTGCACGCCCGGTGTCTTCGTCCTGAAGGTTCATGGCCGCGTTGCCCAGCGCCAGGGTGGCCGTCTCGCGCAGCTCCGGCGTCGCTCCCTGGGCGGTGCGCCACAGCGTGTCCACGCCTTCCTGCGTGGGCGCCTCTGCCATGCCCAGAGCGGCGACCGCGTCCGTGCGGACGGGCTGCGAGAGGGTGGTGTCCTCGATGGTGCGTGACAGGACCTGGACTGCCTCGGGAGTGCTGGCCGCCGACAGGGCCCCGAGCATGGGGCTGGCCGCGATCGGATCAATTCCCGAGCGCAGGATGTCCGAGACCTTCAGCGCCTCGGTTGGCTGGAGCATGAAGAGCGCGCGCAGCCGCTCGAGCGCCGCCGTGCGCGCGTCATCCCGGGCCTTCTCGTCCTGGGGAAGGGAACGCAGATCCTGGACCATGTCCTCGAAGCGCCTGTTGCCCAGGACCTGCCGGTAGTGCTCCATGGGATCCGGGGCTTGCCCCACGAGGCTGGCCAGCGCTTGGGTGACCAGTGACGCCTGTCGCGCGCTCATCGCTCCCAGCAGCGAAGCATCCTCGAGGCGATCCAGCAGGCGCAGCGACACCTGGTGAGTGGTGCTGGCCTCGGGCATCCCTTCGCCCATATTGACCACCAGCGTCTCTGCTCCCTCGAGCGAGCGGATCCACAAATCCTCCGCCAGCTCGATGGTGCTCAGCGAGCGCACCTGGATCTGGACACTCGGATCCAGGGGGGCCAGCCCTTGCGGCGTCGCCATATGGGTGTAGTGGCGCTTGGTCTTCTCGACGCGAGCTGGGGCCAGGAGGCGGTATGCGGCCAGATACTGTCCCGTGGAGTCGAACTCCGTCGCCTCCCAGGAAGCGCGCGGCGCCCCGGCCATGACGAACTGGGTGGAGGCAACCATGGAGCGGAGGAGCCCCTGCGCCAGGCCGTCGAGCTCCCGCTCGAAATGGACGAACTTCACGGCACCGGTCCTGTCCAGCGTGATGAAGAAAGGCGTTGCCAGGCTGAGCGACAGCGCGCGCTCGACCTCGGGGGCGAGCCTTTGCTGCCCCTCGACGCTCGCGGAGAACGAGGCCAGCCGCAGGTGGACGCGCGCCTCGATGCGCTCCTCCTGAGCGGAGATGAGGCCCACGTCCCACTCCCCCTTCAGCTGGAACCGCATCCCCGGCATCGCGGGAGTCGCGCTCTGGGGTTGCCGCAGGGTGATGTCCTGATCGCTGCTCACGGCATAGCGGTAGAGGCTGCCAGGGCGCCACGCGCGCGTGCTCGCGGGAGCCTTCGTGGCGGCGGTCCCCGTTTGGCTCTCAGGCCTGGCAGCGGGTTGCAGAGCGGGAGCCGGCGCCAGGCTCGGATCTTCGGGTTTCCCCTGATCCGTTGTCGCCCACCAGCCCCCCAGGCCGAGCAGGACGACAACCAACGGCACCCCCAGGAGCCACGCGCGATTGCCGGACATGGGCTCTCGGATACACAGTCCTAGGACGGACAATCAAGTAAAACTGAAATAATTTGCACATTCGGACTACAAGGCTTGTCAGGATGATTGTATAATTTCAGCGGCATCGTTTTCCAAGAAGGAGGTAGAACCCGCATGAGGCTCCTGCTCTCTCCTGTGTTCATCCTGACGTGGTGCGTCTTCAGCCCTACGGAAGCCCTGGCGCAATTCGGGCAATGCGGAATGGATGCCATCAGCCGAGCGGACGCGGAGGCCCGGGTGGAGTGGGCCCGCAGGTGCGCGCTCAACAAGCTGGCCACCACCCAGGGGTTTCCCGTCACCGACGGCCCCAACCCGATGATCGACTATCAGGAGGTGGCTCCATCCACCTATGGCCAGAACGCCTTCCATGGCGACTTCATGAACTTCGAGGTCAACGCGACCTACTCTTATTCACTTTTCTCCATCATGCCTTACACGCAGGTGATGGATGCCTATGGCTTCTACCAGTGGACCTCCGCGACCAATAGGCGGGCCAACCCGTACTACCCAATCTTCGGCACCACGCCCACGCCCGGAGTGGGCAGCCAGCTCTACCCTCACCCACAACTGAGGGACTGCAACCTCTATACGGATCGCAGCGGCTACAACGTGGCGCCGACGTTCTATGTGAGCATGTACTGCAGCTCCACTCCCGAGGCCCTCGCCAACGGAGTCCCTCTCGCGGGGCAGAGCTACGGTGCCGGCACCGAGAAGGTGTTCACCGTGGCCGTGCCGGAGGGCTCGGTGGGCCTGAGCATCACCCTCAGCGGTGGCTCGGGGAACGCGGACCTGTACGTCAAGCGAGGCAGCCCACCGACGACGGGCTCGTATGACTGCGCCTCGGCCTACGGCGGCAGCTACGACTCGTGCTACTTCCCGTCCGCCGAGGGCACCTACTACGTGATGGTGCGGGGCACCACGAGCTACTCCAACGTCTCGGTGTCGGCACGCTGGAACGCGCTCTCGCCCAACAGCCCCGTCTACAACCTCTATGCGGGGTGGGGGACCGAGAAGTACTACACCTTCTACGTCCCCAGTGGCAGCTCCAGCGCCTCGTTCAACATCTCGGGCGGAACGGGAGACGCGGACATCTATGTCCGCTACGGCGCCCCGCCCACCCTGAATGACTTTGACTGCCGGCCCTATACCGGCGGCAATGCCGAGACCTGCTCCTTCTCTTATCCCAGCGGGGGCACCTACTACGTCATGGTCCGGGCCTGGAGCAGGTACTCCGGCGTGGCACTCTCCGCCAACTACGTCACGCCACCGCCACCGCCACCCTCCTGTCTGGGACAGCAGATGCTGCCCCAATGCCCGGTCGATCAGATGGCGTGTCCCCAGGACCCCTGCCTTTGAGTAAGGGTTTCCCCCTATTTGAGTAAGGGTTTCCCCCTAATTACGGCCACTGCACACGGGACAATCCAGACACGCTGGATTTTCTTGATGTTCCGGCATGCCGAATAATCTGAGAAAGACAGCTATTTCTCACTTGTAGTAAAATCCATATTTACGTATATCTCACGTCGCTTCTCGCCACTTCGAGACATTTGAAAGGAAGATCCATGCGTTCAATGCGTAATGTGCTGTTCCTTGGTTCCGCGCTCTCTCTCGCCGCTTGTGGAGGTGCTGAAGTAGAGGGCGAGGAGCAGGTCACGCTGCGGCAGACCCAGGCCCCGCTGGTGATGGCCCCTGCCGGCCAGGGCGTGCCTGATCAGTACATCGTCGTGATGAAGAAGGGCGCTTCCCTCCAGGCCACGATTGCCACCGCGAGCGTCGCCCCGAAGCACACCTATGAGGTGATCAACGGCTTCGCCGCGAAGATGACCAAGACTCAGGTCGAGGCGCTGCGCAATGATCCGGGCGTCGAGTTCATCGAGCAGGACCAGGTGGTGTATGCCGACGTCACCCAGCGCAACGCGACGTGGGGTCTCGATCGCATTGACCAGCGCGCCCTGCCGCTGAGCACCACCTACTTCTACGGCACGCCCGCCTTCGGCATCAACGCCTACATCATCGACACGGGCATTCAGCCGAACCACCCTGACTTCGGCGGCCGTGGCGCGAGCGTGTTCAACTCCACGGGTGACGGCAATCCCGACGACTGCAACGGTCACGGCACCCACGTGGCGGGCACCGTCGGTGGCCAGACCTGGGGCGTGGCCAAGGGCGTGTACCTCTATGGCGTGAAGGTGCTG containing:
- a CDS encoding HEAT repeat domain-containing protein; this translates as MSGNRAWLLGVPLVVVLLGLGGWWATTDQGKPEDPSLAPAPALQPAARPESQTGTAATKAPASTRAWRPGSLYRYAVSSDQDITLRQPQSATPAMPGMRFQLKGEWDVGLISAQEERIEARVHLRLASFSASVEGQQRLAPEVERALSLSLATPFFITLDRTGAVKFVHFERELDGLAQGLLRSMVASTQFVMAGAPRASWEATEFDSTGQYLAAYRLLAPARVEKTKRHYTHMATPQGLAPLDPSVQIQVRSLSTIELAEDLWIRSLEGAETLVVNMGEGMPEASTTHQVSLRLLDRLEDASLLGAMSARQASLVTQALASLVGQAPDPMEHYRQVLGNRRFEDMVQDLRSLPQDEKARDDARTAALERLRALFMLQPTEALKVSDILRSGIDPIAASPMLGALSAASTPEAVQVLSRTIEDTTLSQPVRTDAVAALGMAEAPTQEGVDTLWRTAQGATPELRETATLALGNAAMNLQDEDTGRAGTLVEKLSAAYRSATSPEQQALVLRALGNTHSASAIPLILEGARSTSAQVRAAAAVALRFYPDPSMDRLLSELLVTDSAPEVRKSVVFACSFRALMPLLPALQRALQSDPADTVRAEIVVLLGRNRAAVPQAEALLTWSSQHDRSADIRQAALSFLQPSARPLPPAP
- a CDS encoding PPC domain-containing protein, producing the protein MRLLLSPVFILTWCVFSPTEALAQFGQCGMDAISRADAEARVEWARRCALNKLATTQGFPVTDGPNPMIDYQEVAPSTYGQNAFHGDFMNFEVNATYSYSLFSIMPYTQVMDAYGFYQWTSATNRRANPYYPIFGTTPTPGVGSQLYPHPQLRDCNLYTDRSGYNVAPTFYVSMYCSSTPEALANGVPLAGQSYGAGTEKVFTVAVPEGSVGLSITLSGGSGNADLYVKRGSPPTTGSYDCASAYGGSYDSCYFPSAEGTYYVMVRGTTSYSNVSVSARWNALSPNSPVYNLYAGWGTEKYYTFYVPSGSSSASFNISGGTGDADIYVRYGAPPTLNDFDCRPYTGGNAETCSFSYPSGGTYYVMVRAWSRYSGVALSANYVTPPPPPPSCLGQQMLPQCPVDQMACPQDPCL
- a CDS encoding S8 family peptidase; the encoded protein is MRSMRNVLFLGSALSLAACGGAEVEGEEQVTLRQTQAPLVMAPAGQGVPDQYIVVMKKGASLQATIATASVAPKHTYEVINGFAAKMTKTQVEALRNDPGVEFIEQDQVVYADVTQRNATWGLDRIDQRALPLSTTYFYGTPAFGINAYIIDTGIQPNHPDFGGRGASVFNSTGDGNPDDCNGHGTHVAGTVGGQTWGVAKGVYLYGVKVLGCSGSGTYAGVIAGVDWVRVNGTRPAVANMSLGGGFSQAVNDAVNNLANSNVFVAVAAGNSNADACGFSPASAASATTAAASQSNDARANYSNYGGCIDVYAPGSGITSAWLNSGTNTISGTSMASPHIAGVAALYKDNFGDAPSAVVDQWIKANATPNVITGNPAGTPNLLLYKGAL